One window of Chryseobacterium indologenes genomic DNA carries:
- a CDS encoding acyltransferase family protein — MKLNNLQILRGISALLVCCFHFRETINLPGLNLGDILFKKGSIGVPVFFIISGFIMAFTTQKINFSKDSFQQITLFYKRRVIRIVPLYYLLTFAAMIPGGSFLLYFHGAGLYELIHSLLFLPTKKEFPVLFLGWSLNFEMFFYLIFGLSLFFKEKRYYFIAGFFILTSILGSFIQFESPYLRMVTHSLNLYFVVGILFSLLLNRFTIPKIWATLLSVTGIILFILVLLSIIPTDNDMIKLAIISLFVFSFLTFDYIFHFKGNKALIFLGDISYSLYLSHPFVEIALKRFKVEGYLSFPFFLFKIVMVIIVASLLYYFVEKKVTNYLKIKLKA, encoded by the coding sequence ATGAAGCTTAACAACCTCCAGATATTAAGAGGGATTTCAGCCTTATTGGTATGTTGCTTTCATTTCCGTGAAACAATAAATCTACCTGGGCTGAATCTTGGCGATATTCTCTTTAAAAAAGGAAGTATCGGTGTTCCCGTATTTTTTATTATCAGTGGATTTATCATGGCTTTCACCACTCAAAAAATAAATTTCAGTAAAGATTCTTTTCAGCAGATCACTTTATTTTACAAAAGAAGGGTGATCAGAATTGTTCCGCTGTACTATCTTTTGACTTTTGCTGCAATGATTCCCGGAGGAAGTTTTCTCCTCTATTTTCATGGTGCAGGGCTTTATGAGCTTATCCACTCATTATTATTCCTTCCCACGAAAAAAGAATTTCCGGTCCTTTTCTTAGGCTGGTCCTTAAATTTTGAGATGTTCTTTTATCTCATATTCGGACTCTCATTATTTTTTAAAGAAAAAAGGTATTACTTCATTGCAGGTTTTTTCATCCTGACATCAATTTTAGGTTCTTTTATTCAATTTGAAAGTCCTTATCTGCGAATGGTAACCCACTCGCTGAATCTTTATTTTGTTGTGGGAATTCTTTTTTCACTTTTACTGAATAGATTTACAATTCCAAAGATCTGGGCAACATTACTTTCTGTAACAGGAATTATATTATTTATATTGGTACTGCTTAGTATTATCCCTACAGATAATGATATGATAAAGCTGGCCATCATCTCCCTGTTTGTATTTTCTTTCTTAACTTTTGATTATATATTTCATTTTAAAGGAAACAAAGCCTTAATTTTTCTGGGAGACATTTCCTATTCACTATACCTGTCACATCCTTTTGTAGAAATTGCTTTAAAAAGATTTAAAGTTGAAGGCTACCTCAGTTTTCCCTTTTTTCTATTTAAGATTGTCATGGTCATTATAGTGGCATCACTTCTGTATTATTTTGTTGAGAAAAAAGTAACCAATTATTTAAAAATTAAATTAAAAGCATAA
- a CDS encoding glycosyltransferase, which translates to MSQFVHVIMTRFNVPTKGWNETRSGYKPLTEEWLDDRFKLFRTYVLPSYKNQTNQNYVWLTFFDTNTSDKFRKIIKEIETEYPTFKAVFVEDFDVMKTKAVEIIPQFFTPDTKFVITSELDNDDMLHQDYIKTVQEHFKPVHDLVIDLRRGYQLTMLPDRKAVVNVYNAVVNPFVSLAESVDNFKTMLKERAHNSYRHYPNFSVEDSKEMYIQVIHQYNLMNVTFKHKAVPEVDFSEYGMTEDTKFTIDGFKTLQHNIARVPFVMGLILKKIFKK; encoded by the coding sequence ATGAGTCAATTTGTACACGTAATCATGACAAGATTCAATGTTCCTACAAAAGGCTGGAACGAAACACGTTCAGGATATAAACCGCTTACTGAAGAATGGCTGGATGACCGGTTCAAGTTATTCAGAACTTACGTGCTCCCTTCTTATAAAAATCAGACCAACCAAAACTACGTCTGGCTTACCTTTTTCGACACCAATACATCTGATAAGTTTAGAAAAATCATTAAAGAAATTGAAACAGAATACCCAACTTTCAAAGCGGTATTTGTAGAAGATTTTGATGTTATGAAAACGAAAGCTGTAGAAATAATCCCACAGTTTTTCACTCCTGATACAAAATTTGTGATTACCAGCGAGCTGGATAATGATGACATGCTTCATCAGGATTATATAAAAACCGTTCAGGAGCATTTCAAACCGGTTCATGACCTGGTCATAGATTTAAGAAGAGGATACCAGCTTACCATGCTTCCGGACCGTAAAGCGGTAGTAAATGTTTATAACGCCGTAGTAAACCCGTTTGTAAGCTTAGCGGAAAGTGTAGACAACTTCAAAACAATGCTGAAGGAAAGAGCTCACAACAGCTATCGTCATTACCCGAATTTTTCTGTAGAAGACAGTAAAGAGATGTACATTCAGGTTATCCATCAGTACAACTTAATGAACGTTACCTTTAAACATAAAGCGGTTCCTGAAGTAGATTTTTCAGAATACGGAATGACAGAGGACACCAAATTTACAATAGACGGGTTCAAGACACTTCAGCACAATATTGCCAGAGTACCGTTTGTAATGGGACTTATTTTGAAAAAGATATTTAAAAAATAA